The DNA sequence ACTAATCTCTCTCTAGCTAAGATACTTTTGCAGAGAGATTCACGGACATGGAGGTAGTCATGACGGAGCGGGTGCAGGTGCTGGTCGTGGGGGCCGGGCTCGGCGGGCTGTCGGCGTCGTTGTTCCTCGCGCAGGCCGGAGTGGACGTGCTGACCGTCGAACGGCACGCCGGGACGTCGGTCCACTCGCGGGCCGCCGGGCAGAACTGGCGCACGATGGAGCTGTTCCACTGGGCGGGCATCGACCGCGAAGTGCTGGCGGTGAGCCCGCGCGCGTCGCAGGGGCTGCGGATCACCGTCGCGACCAGCCTGGCCGGCCGCGTGCTGCACCGGCTCGCCGAGGACGGCAGCGAGTTCGACGTCTCGGCCTCGACCACGCTGCCCGCCGGCATGGCCGGGCAGGACGTCGTCGAGCCGATCCTGCTGGCGCACGCGGAGAAGGCGGGCGCGCGGGTCCGCTTCCGCACCGAACTCGTCGAGCCGGCGCCGGACGACGACGGCGTCACCGCCACGCTGCGGCACCGCGATTCGGGCGAGGAGACGACGGTGCGCGCGGACTACGTCGTCGCGGCCGACGGCGGCCGCAGCGGCGTCCGGGCCCGGCTCGGCATCGGCACCACCGGGATGGACGCGCTGAGCCACTGCCTCGGCGTGGTGTTCGACGCCGACCTCCGCGACCGCGTCCAAGCCGGCGTGACCGACCTGTTCTACCTGCAGCACCCCGAGTTCACCGCCGGGCTGGTCAACACCGACGTGCCGGACCGGTACGTCTTCGCGCCGGACTACTTCCCGGAGAAGGGCGAGAGCCCGGCGGACTTCACCCCCGAGCGGCTGGTCGCGATGATCCGCAGCGCCACCGACCTGCCGGACCTCGACCCGGAGATCGTCTGGACCGGGTCGTGGGAGGTCGCCGCGCGGCTGGCCGACCGGTTCCGCGAAGGGCGGGTCTTCCTGGTCGGCGACGCGGCGAAGGTGACGCCGCCGACCGGCGGGATGGGCGGCAACACGGCGGTGGGCGACGCCGCGGACATCGCGTGGAAGCTCGCCGCGGTGCTGCGCGGCGAAGCGGGTCCGGGGCTGCTCGACACCTACGAAGCCGAGCGCAGGCCGATCGCGCGGATGGTCGTCGACACCTCGCTGCACAACATGAAGCAGCGCATGCACCCCGGCCTCGACGTCTCCGGGATCACGCCGGCGGAGGACCCGCTGGGCATCGTGCTCGGCTTCCGCTACCGCTCGACGGCCGTCCTTTCCGAGGAGCCCGACGACGGCGCGCGGGTCGAGGCCGCGCTCGCCCCGACCGGGCGGCCCGGGTTCCGGGCGCCCGGCCTGGCGTCCACTTTGGACCTGCTGGGCCGGTCGTGGGTGCTGCTCTGCGCGGGTGACGGTTCGGCGTGGCGCCCGGCCGCGGCGGCCGCCGGCATCGATTGCCACGTCGTCGAGGACGACCTGTTCGCTGCGCGCTACGGCCTTTCGGCAGGCGGCGCTTCCCTCGTCCGCCCGGACGGCATCGTGGCGTGGCGCGCCCCGGACCCCGTCGACGACCCGGCGAGCGAGCTGCGGCGTGTGCTGACGGCGGTTCTCTCGCGTTAGTCGCGCTGCTGCAGCGCGAAGCGGTTCCCTTCGGAGTCGGTGAACATCGACCACCAGCCCCACGGCTGCTTCTCCGGCTTCGCGGGGAATTCCACGCCTTTCGCCGAAAGCTCCTCGTACGTCGCCTGGACGTCGTCGGCGTAGAAGAAGAAGTTCGACGTCGGGAGCTGGTCACCATCCTGGCGGCGATGGCTGTCGGGTTCCTCGCCGAGCACGAGGATCGTCCCGTCCGGGGCGGTCACCTCGACCCAGCGGCGGCCCTGGTCGTCGTAGGGCACGTCGGTCGTCACCGCGAAACCGGCCACTTCGGACCAGAACCGCTTCGCGCGCGCCTGGTCTTCGACCCCGACGACGACTTTGCCGACACCTCGAATGGGCATGACCTCACCTCTCTATATCCACCGTGGATATAACCACGGCGGAGTGTAAGCTCACCCCGTGGCCGACGGCAACCCGCTCACCCCCGCGGCTTTCCAGGTGCTCCTCGCCCTCGCGAACGGAGCGGGCGGGCGCGCGCACGGCTACGGGATCATGGGGTTCGTCGCCGAGGTCACCGGCGGCGCCGTCCAGCTCGGCCCCGGCACGCTCTACCGCACGCTGACCCGGCTGGCCGCCGACGGCCTCGCCGAAGAGCTCCCGGGCGAGGACTCCCGCCGCCGCTACTACCGGATCACCCCGGCCGGCCGCGCGGCCGCCGCCCGGGAGGCCGCGATGCTGGGCCGGCTGGTCGCCGCGGCCGGTGACGCGGGACTGCTGGGCCGCGAGGAGTCGGCGTGAGCCGCCCGCTCGGCTTGGTGCCGCACCTGTTCGTGCGCGACGTCGACAAAGCGCTTTCCTTCTACCGCAAGGCGTTCGGCGCGGTCGAACTGTTCCGCACGGTACTGCCGGACGGCACGGTGCTGTTCGTCGAGCTGGCCGTCGGCGACGCGCGGCTGCTGGTCAGCCAGGAGATCGCGGCGCTCGACGCCCTGGCGCCGTCGACGATCGGCGGCACCCCGATGCTGCTCACCCTGGAGACCGGCGACCCGGACGACCTCGCCCGCCGCGCGGTCTTCGCCGGCGCGACCGTCGAAGCACCGGTGACCGAAATGTTCTTCGGCGAGCGCTACGGCCGGGTCGTCGACCCCGACGGGCACCGGTGGGCCCTGACCACCAAACGCGAGCAGTACACACCCGAAGACATCGACGCCCGCAAGCCGCACGACGTCTGACGTCCCTCACCCCGCCGCCGGCCGGCGGGCGACGGCCGCGAAGTGCTCGTGCAGCTCCCGCACGTGCTGGGCCCAGAACAGCTGGCGCCCGCCACGGGTGCGCGGCACCGCCAGCCCCTTCCGGCTCGCGAGCCGGTAGAAGCCCGGGCCGGCGTCGTCGGCGCCGAGGTTGCGGACGAGCGCGCCGAGCAGCCGGCCGCCCGCCTCCGCGTACGCCGCCTCGGAGATGCGGTCGAGCAGGTAGGCCATGCTCGCGCGGCCGGCGCCGGTCGTGAAGTCGAATCCGGCGACGCCGGTGGCGCGCACGAGCGCGGCCGCGAATTCGCCGTACGAAGTGGTCCGGTCCGCCACCGCTCTGGCGATCAGGATCGCGCGCCCGGCCGCGATCATCTTTTTCCATTCTGCCACGTCACGTCCGTACAAGCCGATCACCTCGCGCTTTCAAAACCGGTCGCTGCGAACAAGCGCGAGAGAATGCCACAAGATCGACCAGCGCTGCCACCGGGGTATGTTCTTGCCCCGTAAGGAGATTCACTCCCGAGCGGACAGTTCTTTTCGGTCTCCCGGCGGCCGTGACAGGAATTTTCGACTATTGCGAAAATCGGGGGAACCCTCTGGGAACGCGACCACGGGTGCCATAGAGTCGGCCACTCCTCGAGCCCGAAGAAGATCCTTCGGGCCGCCATTTCCGGAAACAGCCAGGAGTGCGGTGAGCGAAACGCGATCCCGGCCTTCGTTCGACTTCCTCGCGTGGGCGTTGAGCGCTTGCCGGGCCGAGGGGACCACCGGCTCGCTCTACCTCGCGGGCCGCCCCGGCGGCGTGGTCCACCTGCGCGGCGGAGCCGTGGTGGCGGTCAGCAGCCCGGGCGCGCCGGGGACGGACGCGCTGCTGCTGCGCTCGGGCCGGATCCGCGAGGAGGACTGGTCCGCGGTGCTGAGCGCCGGCGGCGCCGTCCCGCTCGGCGACCTCCTCGCCGACGCCGGGATCGGTGCCGCCGAACTGCGGCTGATCGCCACCATGGCCGCCCAGGACGGCGCGTTCGCTGTCGTCGCGGGCACGATCGACGAGTACGCCGTCGACCCCCGGCCGCTCGACGTGCCCGTGCCGGTCAGCCCGGGCCTCGACCTCGACCGGCTGCTGACCGAAACCCGGCGGCGGATCGACGCGCTGGCGGCGCTGCCCACCCCGGTCTCCCCGTACCGGGAACGCCTGGTGCCGGTGCCCGCCGCGCCCGCGCCCAGCCGGGCCCGGCGCGACATCGTCGCCTGCGCCAACGGCCGCCGCTGCGCCAGGGACATCGCGTTCCTCTTGGGGCGCAACGTCTTCCCGGTGACGGTCGAGGTGTCCCGGCTGGTCGGCGACGGGCTGCTCGCCATCGCCGACGGCGTGCCGGCCGGCACCGGCGGTCCGCGGCGCGCGCTGCGCCCGCGGGAACCCGGCCCGGCGGTCGCCGCCCCGGAACCGGACCCCGAACCGGTGCTGCCGCGGCGCGATCCCGGGGCCAGCGGCGCCGGGGACGACCGGCGGCCGTCCGGCTGGCAGGTGCTGCCCCGGCTGCTCAACCGCATCCGCGCCGGGCCGCCGGGCACCGCGCCCGACCGGAACACCGACGAACCCGAGGACCGGAAAGGAACCGCACGTGGACCGTGACGCGCTGGTCACCGAGCTCAACGCGCTCCGACAGCGGGTGAGCGGAGTCACCGACACCCTCGTGGCCGGGGTGGACGGCCTGCTCATCGTGGCCGACACCGAAGACCGGATCGACCCCGAAAGCGTCTCCGCGCTCGCCGCCGCCCACCTCGGGCTGGCGCACACGACCGCCGCCGCGATCGGCCAAGGCGCGTTCCGCCAAGCCGTCGTCCGCAGCAGCGGCGGCTACCTGGCCGTCTACTCCGTCGACCGTCTCGCGCTGATGGTCGTCCTCGGCGACGAAGGCCTCGACATCGGCCGCCTGCACCACGCTTCGCTGCCCACGATCGAGCGCATCGGCTCGATCCTCACCGCCTGCTGAACCCGAAAACCGGAAGAAGGAGAACGGACATGCTGGGCAATGGCCAGACCATGTCGGACCAGATGACCGTCTTGGTCAAGCGGATGCGGCAGGAGGTGCCCGACTGCCTGGCTTCCGGCGTCGTCGACCTGGCCACCGGCATGCTGCTGTCGGTCGAGACCACCGACGCCCACCCGCCGGAGGTGCTGGACCTGCTGGCCGGGGCGACCCTCGACCTGTTCCAGGGCCGCACGGTCGTGATGATCGAAGACATCTTCAAGGAACGCCGCGGGATCGCCGGCAACGAGCACTACTTCCAGGAAATCCTGGTCAACAGCGCCAACCTGACGCACCTGTTCCTGCGGGACAACCGGAACGCCGACGTGGTCGCCGTCGTCGTCTGCCCGCGCTCGGCGAACATCGGGATGCTCATCGCCGGTGCGCGCCGCGTGGTCAAGAGCGTGGAGCTCTGACCCCCTGAACGCCTGCCGGGGCGGTGCGTCCGCCCGCCACCGCCCCGGTAGGCCCTGGCTCAGCGCCGGGCGAGCACCCAGTGGAAGCGGGCCGGCCCTTCGGGTTCCTGGATCGTCACCGGTTCGTCCAGTTCGAGCGTGAAACCCGCCGCTTCGAGCAGGCGCCGGTTCACCGCCGGCGCGTGACTGCTGAAGAACATCGGTGTGCCCAGCCAGTCGGCTTCGACGCCGTTCGCTTCGCTGCAGCCGAGTGCGGCCAGGAACCAGCCGCCGGGGCGCAGCCAGCCGGCGATCCGCGCGAAGAGCGCGCCCTGTTCCTCGCGGGGCACGTGCAGCACGGAGTAGAACGCCGTGACCGCGTCGAAGCTGCCGTCCGGAAAGGACACCGCGGCCATGTCGCCCTGCTCGAACCGGGCACCGGGGACGTTGCGCCGCGCCAGCTCCAGTTGCGTCGCGGAGAGGTCGACGCCGACGACGTCGTGGCGCTCGGCCAGCGCCGCCGTGCACGGGACACCGGCCCCGCACCCGAGGTCGAGGACGCGGGCGCCGCCGGGGAGCCGTCCGGTCAGCTCGGTCAGGAAGCGCGCTCGCGGGTCGTCCTGGATCCGGGCGCTCCACTCGAGGTACCGCTCCGCCGAGCTGTCGTAGCCGGATTCGACGATCCGCCGTGCTTCGCTCACCCCCTCGACCCTACCGAGCCGTCCACCGGTTTCTCGGCCAGAATGATCCCGTGGTCTCGGTGCGCAGCGTGGTCGACCGGGTGGGGCCGACGCTGCTCCACGCGCTCCAGGTGCCCGACGACTCCCCCGCGGTCGCCGACGTCGTCATCGCCGAGCCCGGCGGCGCGGTCACCCTGTCGGCCGGGGACCTCGTGCTCGGCGTCGCCACGACCGGTCCCGAAGACGCCGCCGAACTGGTGCGGCAGAGCGCCGGGCAGGGCGCCGCCGCGGTGCTGCTCAAGCAGCCGGTCGCCGGGAAGCCGTCGGTGAAACGGGCCGCGAAGGCGAGCGGGATCGCGCTGGTCCAGGTGCACGCGGCGACGTCGTGGGCGCAGCTCGTGTGGCTGCTGCGGACGGTCCTCGACGCCCTCGCCGACGAGTCCGAAGACCTCGACCCCGGCTCCGGCGACCTCTTCCGGCTCGCCGACGCCGTCGCGGCCGTCGTGGACGCCCCGGTGACCATCGAGGACACCAACTCGCGCGTGCTCGCCTACTCCGCACGCCAGGACCTGACCGACCCCGCGCGCGTCGCCACGATCATGGGCCGCCGCATCCCCGACGACGTCCTCGCGCGGTTCCGCTCGCGCGGGGTGTTCCGCGAGCTGTCCCGCGGCCGGCAGACGATCTTCGTCCCCGCCCAGAGGGACGGCACGCTGCCACGGCTGATCGTGCCGATCCGGATGGGCGGCGAGCTGCTCGGGTCGATGTGGGCGGTCGTGGCCGGGCCGGTGTCCGACGAGCGCGCGGCCGCGTTCGCCGACGCCGCCCCGGTCGTCGCGCTGCACCTGCTGCGGCGCCGCGCGCACACCGACGCGCAGCGCCGCGCGTCGGCCGAACTGCTGCGCGGAGTGCTCGAAGGCCGCGCGAACCCGCGCAAGGCGATGGCGGAGCTGGACCTGTCCGACGAGCCGCACCGCGTGGTCGTCATCGAGGTCACCGGCGGCGACGGGCGCGACGCCGAAGGCCTGCGGCTCGCGCTGCTCGAACGCATCTCCCAAGGCATCGGCAGCCGCCCGGTGGCGACCGAGCTGGGCGGGCTGCTCTACGCCGTGGTCCCGGACCGGCCGGGCCCCGGCGGGTGGGCGGAACTGCGCGAGGCTCTCGTCGCGACGGGACCGTCCCGTCGTGTCGGTGCTCCGCGCGCCGCTGCGGGCGCACCCGGCGAGATCGGCGACCTCTCGGCGTCGCGCCTGCAGGCCGACGAAGCCCTCGGCCTGCTGCGCGCGGAGCTGCTCGGCGAGCGCGTGATCACCTTCGACGAAGCCTGGACGGCGTTGACCCTGCACCGCGGCGCGACGGCGGCGGCCGGGGCGAAGGTCGCGGAGCTCGGCCCGCTGGGCACCCTGCGCGCGCACGACGAGACGGGCAAGGCCGGCTACGTCGAGACGCTCTACGAGTGGCTGCGCCACCCCGGCGACCCGCGGGCGGCCGCGCGGGAGCTGCGGATCCACCCGAACACCCTGCGGTACCGGATGCGGAAGCTCCTGGAACTCGTCCCGCTGGACCTCGACGACCCCGACGTCCGGCTGGCGCTGCTCACCCAGCTGGTCGCGCTGCGCTGGAGCTGATTGCGCCGTTCGGCCCAATACGGGATGCATGCGTTGCTCCGCATGGATCGCACCGATCGTCCGGATTGTGTTTTCCAGCCGAAAGGTGGTGGATTCCGGTGATCGGCTGACGCACCTTCTCTGCACCACCCGGGGTCGCCGGGTCGTCGCAGAGGAGTGTCCATGAGCAGTTCGGAGCGGTTGCGCAGG is a window from the Amycolatopsis sp. cg9 genome containing:
- the rdmE gene encoding aklavinone 12-hydroxylase RdmE, which codes for MTERVQVLVVGAGLGGLSASLFLAQAGVDVLTVERHAGTSVHSRAAGQNWRTMELFHWAGIDREVLAVSPRASQGLRITVATSLAGRVLHRLAEDGSEFDVSASTTLPAGMAGQDVVEPILLAHAEKAGARVRFRTELVEPAPDDDGVTATLRHRDSGEETTVRADYVVAADGGRSGVRARLGIGTTGMDALSHCLGVVFDADLRDRVQAGVTDLFYLQHPEFTAGLVNTDVPDRYVFAPDYFPEKGESPADFTPERLVAMIRSATDLPDLDPEIVWTGSWEVAARLADRFREGRVFLVGDAAKVTPPTGGMGGNTAVGDAADIAWKLAAVLRGEAGPGLLDTYEAERRPIARMVVDTSLHNMKQRMHPGLDVSGITPAEDPLGIVLGFRYRSTAVLSEEPDDGARVEAALAPTGRPGFRAPGLASTLDLLGRSWVLLCAGDGSAWRPAAAAAGIDCHVVEDDLFAARYGLSAGGASLVRPDGIVAWRAPDPVDDPASELRRVLTAVLSR
- a CDS encoding VOC family protein, whose product is MPIRGVGKVVVGVEDQARAKRFWSEVAGFAVTTDVPYDDQGRRWVEVTAPDGTILVLGEEPDSHRRQDGDQLPTSNFFFYADDVQATYEELSAKGVEFPAKPEKQPWGWWSMFTDSEGNRFALQQRD
- a CDS encoding PadR family transcriptional regulator, whose product is MADGNPLTPAAFQVLLALANGAGGRAHGYGIMGFVAEVTGGAVQLGPGTLYRTLTRLAADGLAEELPGEDSRRRYYRITPAGRAAAAREAAMLGRLVAAAGDAGLLGREESA
- a CDS encoding VOC family protein; protein product: MSRPLGLVPHLFVRDVDKALSFYRKAFGAVELFRTVLPDGTVLFVELAVGDARLLVSQEIAALDALAPSTIGGTPMLLTLETGDPDDLARRAVFAGATVEAPVTEMFFGERYGRVVDPDGHRWALTTKREQYTPEDIDARKPHDV
- a CDS encoding roadblock/LC7 domain-containing protein, with the translated sequence MDRDALVTELNALRQRVSGVTDTLVAGVDGLLIVADTEDRIDPESVSALAAAHLGLAHTTAAAIGQGAFRQAVVRSSGGYLAVYSVDRLALMVVLGDEGLDIGRLHHASLPTIERIGSILTAC
- a CDS encoding class I SAM-dependent methyltransferase — encoded protein: MSEARRIVESGYDSSAERYLEWSARIQDDPRARFLTELTGRLPGGARVLDLGCGAGVPCTAALAERHDVVGVDLSATQLELARRNVPGARFEQGDMAAVSFPDGSFDAVTAFYSVLHVPREEQGALFARIAGWLRPGGWFLAALGCSEANGVEADWLGTPMFFSSHAPAVNRRLLEAAGFTLELDEPVTIQEPEGPARFHWVLARR
- a CDS encoding PucR family transcriptional regulator; protein product: MVSVRSVVDRVGPTLLHALQVPDDSPAVADVVIAEPGGAVTLSAGDLVLGVATTGPEDAAELVRQSAGQGAAAVLLKQPVAGKPSVKRAAKASGIALVQVHAATSWAQLVWLLRTVLDALADESEDLDPGSGDLFRLADAVAAVVDAPVTIEDTNSRVLAYSARQDLTDPARVATIMGRRIPDDVLARFRSRGVFRELSRGRQTIFVPAQRDGTLPRLIVPIRMGGELLGSMWAVVAGPVSDERAAAFADAAPVVALHLLRRRAHTDAQRRASAELLRGVLEGRANPRKAMAELDLSDEPHRVVVIEVTGGDGRDAEGLRLALLERISQGIGSRPVATELGGLLYAVVPDRPGPGGWAELREALVATGPSRRVGAPRAAAGAPGEIGDLSASRLQADEALGLLRAELLGERVITFDEAWTALTLHRGATAAAGAKVAELGPLGTLRAHDETGKAGYVETLYEWLRHPGDPRAAARELRIHPNTLRYRMRKLLELVPLDLDDPDVRLALLTQLVALRWS